The Primulina eburnea isolate SZY01 chromosome 18, ASM2296580v1, whole genome shotgun sequence genome segment AACTGTGCTCCAGCAGCCCTCTTTTTTGAAGGCTGAAAGTTGTTTTCTGCATCCTCCATGGCAGCTTAAAGTAATCAATCTCAGGACACGGGAAATTTTTTCCCTGCATCCAACCACAACAAAAttcaatgaaacttacatcaccgCACAAAAATAACTAGGAACTAGATAATAATTAGTCTAACCCCCTCAACTTGGCAAAGAGCCACGGATAAAGACATGAGAATGTGCCCCAACAGGAAACTATTATTTATAGGCTCACTCAAATTAGCGAGAGATCCAAAAGGAGAAAATGGTTCTAGAATGAAtgtaagaaaaaataaataaggatTCAAATCCTACACTACAAAAGAAAAATCCATTGTGATGTAACAAAcggaaatataaataatttgtaCTGCTACTGCATCCAAAATGGTAACCAAATTCGGAAAGCCAGAAAAAAAGGTTACTATAAATTTATgcaaaaaaaacaaaatgtaTTCAAAACCAGTTCAAGGTTCAAATGATTAACAAGCTGTATACAACAACAACTGAAAGTAAACCCACTAGAAGGCAAAGTTAACCTTTACTATATAAGTTCAAGGCCTTGTATGTATATTTATACGTGCTCACGAACCACACCAAGTAtgagaataaataaaaaaaattgttgaaaaAATATCCATGGAAGATAACGAGCTCGCAAATGAACACACAATACATCACAATAACATATCCACCAATTTGTCCTAAATTACCCACCACAACATTCCTTCACGAGACTTTCAAAATGTGAAACACATTCCTACACACTAATATAAATAACGAACTTGTATTCGATTTCACGAGATAATACAACAGCCCTCACCAACGATACATTCCCCTGGCTAAATTTCCAAAAAATATCCAGAACGAATTAACAGCACGCACTTAGCAAGAACCGACAAACTTCTAGCCATAAACCACCGACGACCCAGTTTTCCGTTAGCTGAGGATATCATCTTAATCTCGCCACTAAAAATTGATAGAAGCAAAGAAACGGAATGATAAACACTTAAATGTTACTACAGCTTTCACATGAATTCAAAATTAGTTCGACCAAAAGCATATTTTTCTCCACCAACATGAGCATATAAAAAAACAATTGATTTCCAAtcaaattcaaaaaataatGGATTGAATATCACCTCCACCAATCTGCAATATTTCCCACACATACACAATATTCCACAAGTACGCATAAAAAGCCAGCGCGTAAGAGAAAGATCAGGAAAAAAGTACCCGACAGAATTTGAAGAGTCTGCGTGGAGTTTTGCTTGAATTTGAAGCTTTGAttttcaacaaacacgaatgCGTATATGGATTGAATGCTACGTGCAGATCGACAACCCTAAAGTGAAACGAAATAAAAGGGCAATCTTTCTCAACTCCCCCCTTTGGATAAttttttaaagattaaattttaattatgttttgttgggtttttaattaaataataataatacgagGAGCCGAGGTTTCCtttattttttttgggatttgtttttaaaaataaaaataaaaataaaaaaattaagcataaataaaaaaatatgatactttaatttttttgaaatattattattaatttttacataTAACAAATAAGACAAAATTTGTGTTAgagtctcacatgtcgtattttgtgagacgaatatcttatttggatcatccattagaaaatattattttttgtgttaaaagaattactttttattgtgaatatcggtaggattgacatgtctcacagataaagattcgtgagatcgtctcacaaaagacctactcaacaaataaattattaaacaaTAGATTAATATTTTATCAACCATTCGAATTGGTAATAAAATTGTGAGGAAAAAAGAAATCCAACAattttgtgtatttatttatactaaaaaaataaagttggaATGTGTTCCGCGGCAAAAAATATAATCATCGCAGCTTAAGCCAAACTGCAAAGATCTAACTTTTTCGTGAATAATCAAATATGCTCATTTCACAATAGATACAACAAGAGACGGATATCCTTCTAATTTCAACGACTGCACTTTTCAGGATGAGGAAGGCCAAAAATAGTTGGCAGGGAATTTCGCGATTACAGACGACCAAGGACGAAGGAGAACGTAGACCTTGCATTTGATGCAAAGTTGATTATAATTCTTCTTGTTGTGGTGTAACATTTCTCCGCCGAGTGACTTTCTTCTTGGGAGCAGCAGTTGTGCCTCCCACTTCAACTTTATGCTGGTGCTGATTATTCAcctcagttttggttgagtttaTTTGGCTTTGGCTCCTTAGCCGTAGAATTTCGCCTTTGGCAGATGCCAATTCCTCTTCTAGTTTCCTTCCTCTCTTTTCCAAACTCTCCCTTTCTTTTCCAAGCTTCATCACCATGTTATGGGCATCTTCCAAGTTTTCGCGATCTTCTAAAGAAGCCTGTTTTTGCTCTTCAAGGGACTTGTAGACTGCATCTTTTTCATATTCCAAACTCGAAATCCTTGACTTGGACAACTCAAGATCCTTCGAAAGAGTTGATTCATTCCGATTCATCTCCTCAAGTGTTTTAGTAACCTCTTCTAAATCAGTCTCAAGACTTTTTCGCGATTCTTTGCTTCTTGAAATTTCAGTCTGCAGAATCTTCAACTCTTTGTTTAAAGAAGACACTAGTTTCCTTTCTTTCTCTAGATCCTCAGCTGCAGTTTCAGCTTTCTTGTTGGAATCAGCAAGATCTTTCCTTACGTTGGCAACTTTCGTTCTGATGCAGCCAATTCTTGGGACACAGTTAGCAGTTTTTCAGTATCCTTCTTGTAGGATTCTCTAGCTTCTGTCAACTCGGCCTGAACCTTTGACAGCTCTGCTTCGAACTTCGAGCACAAGTTTCTTGACTGCTGCAGTTGTTTTTTCAGATCAGAAGCTTCATTTCTTGATTTCTCCAGAGTTTCCTGTGTAATCTCGAGTTCCTGTTCAAGACTCTTCACATTTTTCAATTCAACATTCAACGTTTCTCTTATATTCTCTTTTTCTTGAGTCAAATCAGCAACTAGAGCTTCATTTTTGTTTGCTTCATCCAGCGCAACCTTAAGCTGTTCCTCAATCTGTTGAATCTTCTTTTCTCGATCTCCCAAAATCTTACGATCTGAAGCAGTCTTTTTTTCTGAGGAGGATTTATATTCATTAAACTCCTTTACGATAGCATCAAGCCTTTTACTGGATTCGTCCCTCTCAGCCACCAAAGAAGATAATTCTGCATTCATATTCTTGAGTTCCGAATTCTTCAACTCCAGCTCATTTTCATTTTCCGAGAGCATGACTTTCAATTGTTGTAGCTCTGAAATTAAACCACTAACCCGATCCTGGGATTGTTGGTATACAGAGCTCAGTTGCTCGAAGTCGCGTTCCTTTTCGGCAATGTTAGAATTAAGATTCCGGAGATTATCTTCCTTTTCAGTAATTTCTGAAGAAAGCAAGATCATCCTATCTTCCAAGACTGCCACAGAATCCAGCTTCTCCTTCAACTGTTCTTGCAGTTCCTTTTTCTCGTTTACCAAGTTAATGAGGTTTTGTTCAAGACTCTTGACCTTCGTAACCAGCTCTTCAATTAATCTTCTCTCTTTTTGCAACTCTTGTCCAAGGCTTGTAATGGTACCATCTGCAACTTTCAACCGATTAACTAAAGATTGTTGTGCTTCGCTTGCTTTAGCAAGTTCCTTTCTGTGAACTTCTTTCTCATTCAAAATCTTTGAGTCGATTTTTTTCTCCAGGGAAATGATGGTAGATTCCTTTTCTTTCAGTTTAATATTCACCTGTCCATTCAAGAAGACAAGACATAACTCATAagcaaaaaatattaaattccaCTACCAACTGATTCCAAAAACGCAAATAGTTAAGGACTTTGTTGGCAAGTTATAATTACAGCCACTGTAAAGTGTGGCCTCTCATGTTGCACAATGATCGAAACAAGGTTCTTTGGCAGCTGTACAActtaaaatattcaaattatAACGTTATTAAGTATAGATTCTGAAACATAGGTAGGCACTTGATCCTACACCACCCGGTGTAGGTGAATGCAATTTGTTTAACTCtgcaaaaaaattattcattttaaaTACTTTGGTCAATTAAAATGTGATTCTTTTCCCTTTTTGTACCATTAACTAAGTAAGCTGAACTGCTGTTAATCAGAAACAGGAAACAAAAATCAAGTACCACTCCCTCTATATGCACTTGTTAAGAATTCAAATAAATCCATTCAAAAAGCATTTCCAAATAATCAAAAAATAAGATAAAGTTCATTGAAATGGCTCACAGATTCTATGGTTGCATCCAAACCAGCCTTTTCCTTCTTTGTTGATGCATAGAGAGCACCAAGTACACCTGACGCCATTACTCCAACAACATTGAAAAGTGAAAATGTTGAGGTAGTGGAAGTGTTTGCCTGCACTGACTGCTGGGACACAAGAAACATTCACTTCAATATATGAACTGGAGAATTATATACAATAGAGacaacctttgaaacacaaacCAGTACTTAAATAAATGTTTCCATATTATATTGAGCAGAGATGCAGACCTCAGCTACTTGCATCAACTCTTCCGTTCTCATTTCAGTATTTActgaaacaaaacaaaaaaacacaATTTAGCAAAAGCCCATCAAGATATGCATCAATCGaacaaatcaaaattttcaccaCCATCTTGGAGAATCGTGTATGAAATGGATAGTGTTAGGCATTGATAGGCAACtaaaaatttgtgaattttcttataaactTTACCACTTGCATGTCAATCAACAATAAATCACACAAGAACGAGGGAATCCATTTAGGTTGTaggttttattcagtttaactttTGCACTTACTGCTTCAGGTTTCTCATATTTGTCTTGCTCAACAGCTGACCTTCATAGGCTGAGTTCTAATAGTGTTTGCATAGAAGGGTTCATTATATTTAGTTGCAGCACAGTTGGTGATTAATGCCCCCTGAGAAATTCCATTTTATCTTCTCATGTTGCATTGTCCATTATTATTGATTCTTTAATTGTATACAAAGGGTGAGATCTACAAAATTTCCTATGAAAATCAGATGAGAGACATGAAACCTTTAACAGAGCCAAATCATCATGTAAAAAAATGAGGTAAAGACAGGTATTTGACGAAGTGTTCACCATGAAACAAAGTGATAATAAATCAAATAGAACATATTACAATTTATTTCGATCTCCAACTAACAACGAAACAAGTTTGCTCGAATTTATCATACGGATTAACCATAACAGACTAGATTTGTGTACAAGTGAGAGTAAAAAGAAGGTTTTAATGGTGCGAAGAGAGAACCTCTTCTTAACAACACGAGATCATCACAAGCAGAAAACCTGTTACTTGAAACTGCTATACATTTCTCATTATCACAAAAGAGAAGCAACAAATAAGATTTTCCTAATCCAATATGATGCTAAAGCTAGTTCAGAAGCATTCCACAGAGCTAAGATTTACACAAACCCATACTTTATCATTATTCTTTGGACCGAGTCAAATCATCTAGCACATAAACTAAGCAACAGCCCTGTGCATGTCAAATCCCCAGCCACGGCAAATATCAGAAAATTATAAACTGCTTCGGGAAGTGCCCACTCAtgaaattttcatcattttcctAACATCTGGTTGTCATGTCATGAACACCTTGAGGAAGTTAATCATTTGCAACTGGATCATAGTGAAGTCACACTTATCCCACCTCTCAACTTTCCGTCACAGTCGTTTATATGTTTGTTCAAGACATTGGGTATATAGTCGTGGAAACAATTCAAGACTCAAAATGCAAGGAGCTACATGTACCAAGTTCCCCTAGTCTCACTGCCACCAGACTAAACAAAAAGGAGTATTTTCATAGTAACCACAAACCAGTTGAATGAAAGCGGGACTCGTCATAAAAACCATTCCCAATTGGTAACGAAACTTCAGCATTTAGTCAAAACAATATATGAAAAACGAACATTTTATTCCTCAAGCCAGACGTGTATGAAGAGCtacattaaaatttaaaaatggaaGCAAAAGTATCAGGCTTGGAATTAACCTATTGTGCTGATCTTTAATAAAGTCAACAATTAATATAAACCAAAAAATTTCTATGCACAATTGATGCAAGGCCAAAACTATAGAAAATCATATTCAAACCATAACCACAATATACAAGAAGAGGAAAAATCATTGCTTGAACCCAACTAACCTGCAGCTAGCCCATCAAGAGCCCCAGCCCTCATGCTAAGAAACGGAATTAATCCAAAACCCATCAAcaaaatccctctccttccgcaAAAGTCACCATCTCCCGAATTTTCTTTCTGCACACAAGCCACAGCGGTTCTGTTCTTTCTCCAACTGAGACCATTTCTCGGGCAAGAAATCAAGAAGGAATGCTGCAAAGAACATGAAGATGAAGTCCCAGTGCAAACAGAATAGCAAAGTGGAGACGGGTACAGGAAGCAAGACGGGGCTATCAGGAATCCCATGGCTATCTTTTTCAcgttttcttgatttctggtgATAAGAAAAAGCACGTTGCCACCATAACCCCACTGATTCCAATCCGGTTTGGATTTAAATTTttcatttataatattttaacttACAGTATGTGTTGGGAATAGAAAGACCGAATTGCCCTTCAGATTGGCATATTAATAagtttttctttcctttttgtTTTTACACAAGGAAAGAACACATGAAATAGTGCAAATAGGGACTCCTTTTATAGCAAGTACTACAAGTCCACTCCTCCACGTTATCATACTTAGGCGGGAAAAACACAAAACTTTCGTGAGACAGTATCATGAATCAATTTCATGAGACAGatgttttatttggatcatccatgaaaaaatattactt includes the following:
- the LOC140820020 gene encoding LOW QUALITY PROTEIN: MAR-binding filament-like protein 1-1 (The sequence of the model RefSeq protein was modified relative to this genomic sequence to represent the inferred CDS: inserted 1 base in 1 codon), which gives rise to MGFLIAPSCFLYPSPLCYSVCTGTSSSCSLQHSFLISCPRNGLSWRKNRTAVACVQKENSGDGDFCGRRGILLMGFGLIPFLSMRAGALDGLAAVNTEMRTEELMQVAEQSVQANTSTTSTFSLFNVVGVMASGVLGALYASTKKEKAGLDATIESVNIKLKEKESTIISLEKKIDSKILNEKEVHRKELAKASEAQQSLVNRLKVADGTITSLGQELQKERRLIEELVTKVKSLEQNLINLVNEKKELQEQLKEKLDSVAVLEDRMILLSSEITEKEDNLRNLNSNIAEKERDFEQLSSVYQQSQDRVSGLISELQQLKVMLSENENELELKNSELKNMNAELSSLVAERDESSKRLDAIVKEFNEYKSSSEKKTASDRKILGDREKKIQQIEEQLKVALDEANKNEALVADLTQEKENIRETLNVELKNVKSLEQELEITQETLEKSRNEASDLKKQLQQSRNLCSKFEAELSKVQAELTEARESYKKDTEKLLTVSQELAASERKLPXVRKDLADSNKKAETAAEDLEKERKLVSSLNKELKILQTEISRSKESRKSLETDLEEVTKTLEEMNRNESTLSKDLELSKSRISSLEYEKDAVYKSLEEQKQASLEDRENLEDAHNMVMKLGKERESLEKRGRKLEEELASAKGEILRLRSQSQINSTKTEVNNQHQHKVEVGGTTAAPKKKVTRRRNVTPQQEEL